The sequence below is a genomic window from Lolium perenne isolate Kyuss_39 chromosome 7, Kyuss_2.0, whole genome shotgun sequence.
AAGTCATTCGAGGCCCGCCCGCCGCCGCTCGCCCCGCTGCCCGCCGCGCTACGGGCCGCCTTCCTCGCATGCCCCGCCAACCGCGCCGCCTTCCTCGACATGATGCTCCAGGGTAGCGCCACTGCCGAAGCCGCCGCGCTCGCCGAGGCCGCAGGTCTTCTCTCTTCCATTGCTGTCTATGCCCATCGATTGTCGATAGATTGATTAGCCCGAGAGGAATTGGCATCTAGGATTCACGTAGGCTCTAGTGTCAGCAATGCAAATCATTTGACATATATACCAATTCCCAGTACAAGATGATTTTCATTTTAGTGAAGGGTATACAATTGACAGGTTTTGCGTTAGTAACACCTTGATTTAATTTTGTGCAGGATTTGGGCCAACCGATGCTGCATCGGCGGCTCGTCTGGTGCCCCCGGACATCACATTCTACGTGGGTGGAAAACCGATCGAAGCTCACCGGGTCATCCTCTGTGCCCGGTCGCCCTTCTTCGAGAAGAAATTCAAGACAGATTGGAAAGACAGGAAGGAAGTGAGATTCTCTGAAAAAAAATTATCCTTTACTGCCCTGTACAACCTTATCCATTTCTTCTACGCCGATCGACTCGAGGCACCTGTCGACGACATGGAGGGTCTGTCAATCATTTGCAAAGTCTGCAAGTGCCAGGAGCTGCACAGGCTAGTTGATAAGGAGATTGTGCATCATAGGTTTGCGCCGTATAAGGCAACCAGGAAGTTGGATTTGATGGAGTCGCAGACGAGGTTTGTTTTGCAAGGGCAGTCCTTGCCACCAGAAGACCGTCTTCCGTCAGCATTGCAGCGtgttctacatagctgtctagctaACTCAAGACAAGAAGATTATTGCAACAGTGTACAAAATGAGATGCGGAGGAACTCATATGATGGTGATCGTGCCGATCTCATTGTGAAAGTAGATGAGAGGGTATTTCGGTGCCATCAGGTGATTTTAGCCTCAAGATCGGAGTACTTCAAAGCCAGGATATCTCGAACAGTGGGTTTTCTCGAAGGTAACAATGAATCTACGGATCTCCCATGTCTTGAGGCACATGACATGAGTGTAGAAGCATTTGAAAAGATGCTTGAATACATGTAAGGTCCCTTTGCACATTTCCTTTGTTATTGTTACGGTTACTGCTGCTGTCGGACTTATCCCCTGCTTTTGTAATTTTAGGTATACTGATAAAGTAGAGCATATGGATCCAATCCTGGTAAGATTCAAAAACATTACTGAATTACCACTTCTACGGAAGTATTGAAGCTATTTTTGTTTACTGTGAAACTAAAATGAATTAAACCTATCCCAGGCTGAAGAACTATTTGATGTTGCATCTAGATACTTGCTGTTTCCCCTGAAGCGAGTCGTAGCCGACCTCCTGTTACCAAACCTGGTACATGTGTCGCCTGCAGAACTGTGTCATTGGTTGATGTTATCAGACATGTATGTCCTCCTCATGCGTGATCTCTGTATGTGTTTATATTATCTGATGGGTTCCTGAGTTCAATATTTTCTCCAAATGCAGTTATGGCGTTATGAAAATAAGGGAGTACTGTCTGGACATAATCGCCTGCAATTTTGAGACATTTGCGCACACAAGGGAGTTCCGGGCCTTGCTGTTGACACTCCCGCCGCCGTCTGCAACCGACGCACTGAGAACTACACATCCCAGCGCGCCCGGGGCTACTGGGAACACTGAGCAAGGTAATGTTCTCGATGATCTGCGCGAAAAATGGTTGGAAGCAGAGGCCGCTGAGCTAGATAAGAGAGATCAGAGTGCGGCTCTGTTCGACAAGCGGCTCGAGCTGCTCATGTTTGTTGCGGAGCGAGAAGCTGACAATGATGACCATGCTGGACGACTTAACTGAAAACTGGAAGTGTGTGCGTTTTCTCGTGGAGCTCTGTTTTTTGGTAGCCTTCGCTGATTGGAGTTTGGATCACAACAGTTGTTCTGTTAATTCTATGGCATGTTTTGATGACTGCTTCCTGTTTTTGTAATTAATCTGCACATGTCCTTACATTTTACCGGTATATGCCAGTTCGGAACATCAAAGAGAAACAAGGGTCTTCTAGTTCCTGCCTGAGAATTTTCTTTTAGGTCAAATGCTGAATTAAGAACCGAATCCAGCACAATATTGTTCCCTAACCAAGTAACCAGTTTAGTGCAATACCATACCATGAATTACATATTTTTTTTTTACCGGGGCTACGGCGGGCTTACGCCAGCCTGAACAATTAAATAACATCAAGAACGTACAGGGATCATTACAATGGTTTTAGAGGGGAGGAGCGAGAGGGGGTGGTACAACGGTGAGCCCAAAGCCTGATGTCTTCAATGCACCTACGGGTGACCAGGGGGGTTTCTTCTACAGTGCCGGTGAAAGTTTTGGCGTTTCTTCTTTTCCAGATATTCCAGGTGATAGCGGTGATGATTGTTGTTTCCTCGTAGGTCCCGCACCTCATTGCCCAAAGATCGGCAAGGCGGGAGGGGCCGCTGGTGTCGAAATCCGGGAAGAAGAAACTCCAGACTTCCCGAGCGCGGGGACAGAGGAGCAGCATGTAGTCTGTATCTTCATCTTGGGAGCATGATAGACAGGTAGCCGTAGTAGACATAATTTATTTTCGCAGCCTTCGTTAGCTAAACAATGTGCATAGCAAGAAGAGTTTTTTTTATTTCCTCAACTAAAGGACTATGAACAAACTGGTCCATGTCACCCTTCTTTAGCTTGGCAGCAACTCCAGTACTGTCTGTTTCCGGTACCACATTAAGATCCTCAATCTCCTGCGCGCCAGTAGAAGACCCCTTTGGCAAGCGTCGCCGATTGTTCGCCGGAGGTTAGGGATTGGGATGGGTGTAATTGCGGCGGATCATTGTGGGATCGAAACACTAAACGGCAGCAGCACGCGATAGTTCTATCGGGTACCCTAGATAATGTTTTCGGGCCGGGCTGTCATCCAGTATCTCTTCCGAGCGCTAGAAACGAAGAAACCGGAAAACGGCCAGAGTTTTCTGGTTCCGACCAGTCTTCCCACTAGAGTTGCCCTAACATGGTTAATGGCCATTTTAACCAATCTAAGTCAGATTGTGCAGTTATTTTTTCTATTCGGTGCATGACACGGTCGTGCACAAGGAAAAATCAAATTTCCTCTGAAGGTACCAAATAATTTACAGAGTACAAAAAGGATTGAAGCGTACTTTCTGGACAACAGCATGTACCACACTTCTGGATAACAATAAATTCTTGAATGCACAATTGACAGCTTAACCTTACAACATTTCGAGCATCTGTTAGCACAAGCCAAACAAGTTTAAGGTTTTAAACAGCTCCAGTTGACATCAGAAACGGCCTCTCGTAAACATTGCATATAAATTGCAATAAAAAAGAATGCCCTCTATACCCTTCTTTCATATTAAGATCAAAATTCAGTGAACAAATAGCACCTCTATAGGGAGCACTGCTATGTGCACTAACTAGTCAGAAAACTAAATAAGTAAATATAACAAATTTGCGGAGCTCTATCTGTGCGCAAGATAGCGAACGAAAAATGATTGGAGGGTAAGTACTGCTACAGATCATCTCTCCATATCGTTGTCATATCAGTACCATGATCTGGCCCATTGTGGTTAAGCTGGGGTAGTACTATCAGACAAAGAATTCAAACATGAGCCTGTGAAGTGTTGTCCGTTGGCAAGTTGGACACACTTATAGGAAATGAGTTAACCTCTTCTCCTTCTGATGGTGCCATCGGCGAAGCAGCATCCTCGGAGGCGATATCAGAAGCAGCATCTGAAGCCACATATGATGGTTCCGGCTGTTCAGATGTTTCAGGCTGTTGTGGTTTCTGCAGGCTCCAGTACATGATGCTAGCAGTCAGAGTTAGGGTCATTTTCTGATTCACCTGCAGCAGAAACAAGTGACATTGTAAGGTCCAAGGGTAATATGTATTTGATCTTTAGGAATGTAGGATGCCGGTTGTTCCATAGCAATTCCCCTTTACCTCGATAATGTCATCTGGTAACAAAAAAACAGAACACCCAAGCTTCCGTGCGATACTGATGATATAGGTAGCATTTAGCTTCTTCTCATCATCTGCCACAGCACAAGAGTATGTTTGAGTCAGCAACAAAATGAAGAAAGACTAGGCATGATTTTTATGATACTCCATAATGAAAAACACAACCCAATTCATTCATTGACCAAGAATGCACCTTCTATGCCCTTCGACACAACCTTCCAGTTCACAACCCTTGGCTGTACAGCACTAAGAAGTTCAAGGAAGAAAATCCCACTTGATAGGTTCTTTTCCTGAAGTAACAACAGAATTATGAGCAGCTACAATTTTCTGGACAGAAGTGACAACTGAACTGTGGCCAAGTGTTTAGTATATTGATTAGGGTAGTTCAACAATGCAGACACAAaatagcttgatgaaattttctaaTTTGCATACAGGCCTCCACTTAATTTTTTCCCGAACTCCATCGCTGTTGAAACACAATGTGCAGTCATAAAATTCACCTTAAAGCTTTCGATTCGAGAATTTCTCCCGGAAGCCTTCACTTTGTTATTCGCCCAACTCAAGATATCAGCATCAGTTATTTCTTTTCCTTGGGACCCTTGAGAGTGGAATCTGAGTTTGTTTAGCAACTGAAGCATATTGAATCTCATCAGTTGCCATAGAAGCGCTGGAAGAACACGAGAGAAGATATTTAATATGAAAACTATATCCGGAACATGGAAAATAAGAGTAAGCAATATCGATATTTTGTTAAACCAAACTCACCAACAATCAACTTCTTGTTTCCCTGAACAATGTCATTTCCAGCTAAATTCaccaaggaaaacttgagctgctTCCCGATTTTAATAACCTGATTGCAGTTCTCCAGTTTTCTAAATGGCATTTTAATTGGAGGTTTCGTTGCTATCTTCCAGTTGACAGATCCTGGAGAGACTTTGTCGAGCACTTCTAGAAGAACCCACCTGCACAGGAATTGACATTAATCATCCATTTACAGACAAACGCGGCCCACCTCTGTTGAAAGCTTACCCGTTTCGAACATCTTCAAACAAGTTGTTCACGTACGTCGCAATTCCGAGGCTGTTGATCCACATTCTGAAGGTTCTTTCTTCTCTGGATAATATAATATCATCTCGGGACGCTGACTGCGTGAGATTGATCTGTTTTGTGTCAGTAGTCAATCCATTTCTGCATGTAAAAATGCATTCTGCTTTGGTGAAATATTTGTTGGAATATTCAGTAGACAAGACGTAAAATTTAGATTCCTTCAAAGAG
It includes:
- the LOC127317116 gene encoding BTB/POZ domain-containing protein At2g04740 → MVFSPPAEVTFTGMEIDLDPEDLHPTVPLRKVPGGDIFEAARAGDCARLALLLEAGANVNARDRWDSVPLYYACLAGHADAARMLLQAGAVCAERTFDGDRCHYAALNLDLRRLLKSFEARPPPLAPLPAALRAAFLACPANRAAFLDMMLQGSATAEAAALAEAAGFGPTDAASAARLVPPDITFYVGGKPIEAHRVILCARSPFFEKKFKTDWKDRKEVRFSEKKLSFTALYNLIHFFYADRLEAPVDDMEGLSIICKVCKCQELHRLVDKEIVHHRFAPYKATRKLDLMESQTRFVLQGQSLPPEDRLPSALQRVLHSCLANSRQEDYCNSVQNEMRRNSYDGDRADLIVKVDERVFRCHQVILASRSEYFKARISRTVGFLEGNNESTDLPCLEAHDMSVEAFEKMLEYMYTDKVEHMDPILAEELFDVASRYLLFPLKRVVADLLLPNLVHVSPAELCHWLMLSDIYGVMKIREYCLDIIACNFETFAHTREFRALLLTLPPPSATDALRTTHPSAPGATGNTEQGNVLDDLREKWLEAEAAELDKRDQSAALFDKRLELLMFVAEREADNDDHAGRLN